In the Arachis ipaensis cultivar K30076 chromosome B04, Araip1.1, whole genome shotgun sequence genome, GTGTTTTATATGTCTACCTCCTAAAGGTTGATAAGATATGTGAAAGGTTGCAGATTGAGATAGATCAACTATTTTGAGAGGTGATGTCAAACGGAGAAAAATCTCTATTGAAGAGGAAGGTATCATGACAAAGTTGCATGCTTCCTTTAGCACAATGTTAATTCTATTTACTACTCCTCTGTGTGTTTGAATGCCATTATGTATGTTCAATATCCAtcaatatcttatcttttgttggtgcatgttgttattgttgtttttccttaaaggccaaagaaaagaagaatgactTTTTCTTATGTGTGTGGTTGAGGATATTCTGTTGGAAGAAAGATGGGTCTTTTGTTGAAAGAAGCTTTGAAGACTGTGGAATGTTGTATTCTAAAAGATCGGTTGcaacattttattttactttctcaccattttcttctcttttttgtgTAAAATAGTATATTTTTTCTTATTACACTTGATGTATACAAAAAACTATTGTTTGGTGATTGAAGATGATCATTGATAAGGCCTTAGATAGTATTGGATTATTGATACTTTTGGAATTTGCTATTTGTGTTCTTAATTCATTAGATCAATTGTCTTGATTTGGACTCATCAAATTTTTGTGCTATATCTTGGATAGATGTTGCAGGATGTAGTCTTTAAAATTTGTTGCCATATTTCTTAGTTCTTAATTAGAATGTGATCATTCTTATATTCGAAGGTTCTATAAGACAAACCAAGTTCAGCTGATGATGGTAGAGCTATAATCTCTTTGAAAATCTTTATATATGTTGgtctttgttgttttttttttatatatataatcggTGTGTGGCAAAGTGGTTTTGGAAAGGATGATAGCATGGCATTGCGAATTTCTAAGATTAGTATAATTGAGAGATAGTACCAAATCTAAGTTTCGACTCCCACCATAGTAGAAAAGTTAGCAACTTGGTgaatgtatattttttttatgtaaaaaaatatattttttacataaaattttaatttgccAGCAGTTAATATATTGTGTAATTAAACTTTATATACAAATAACCTGTATTCATTTGAATATGCTGCTATATTTGAGATTTTAATCTCTAAATCCTAAAAAGTTGTATCTGTATCTGTCTAATTTTTATAGTGCACTTTCTTATTCTTGGGTATATGCTTAGCTGCTACAATCCATTGAAGACTACATACGTGCACAGGAgttaaattaaagatcaaacaactGCACTGACGTGAATGAAttgaattaaatatatataatacaaACACCAACAAAAAGAAATTTCCCTTTCTCATGTAATAAAGCATCAAAATCATCCAAAAGGGAAAACCGAAGAAACTTTCGGATTGAAATAATTTCTGCAGATATTTCAGCGTCAATTTGCTGTGCAGATCAAAACCAAAACCCAAACAAAGCCAAATTTTCCCTGATAGTAGTTTCAACAAATAAATACATGCATAGTTTTTGTTGTTCACATAAAAAAAGTATATAATCAGATGCAGGCAATGAGGAAATCCTTGTTCTTAGGGAGCTTCTTCTTGTAGAACTAAAAAAATTTCAACTTTAAGAGAGAAAAATTGTCGAAATTAGAGAAGACTGAAAGGGGATTAGGGTTGAAGAGTGGGTATCTCGCAATCGGACTCGCCAACGATGTGCTTGATAGAATGGTGATCTAAGAGATTGGCTTTCTTTGCAGATATAGAGGCCATTTTTCTTTTAATCTAAGTTGTTGGGTTCTTTTGTATTATTGTATGTTTCTGAATCGGAGACTTGGCTTGACCGAGAGACTGATCGCAAAGCATACAATTGACGGAACAGAAAAAAAGCACGAGGAGTCAGCGATGTAGAGCGAGAAGTGAAGATGAGTAAGTGGGCGAAATTGAGTCCCTTAGTATATCACTCATAAAGCCTGTAGTGTTACCACTTGAAATTAATTGgtgatattttgatttttatttttttcaaaatctgatGCTTGAAATAGTTTTAGTTCTTAATCTGACATGTATTAATTGTTTAATTGTCAATGAAGGTTTGAAAAGAACAAGAAGAATGTTCTGGAAAATATGAAGAACTGAAAATGGTGGTGTGTTAGAGCCTTGGAGGAGGTGGAGGAAGTGGATACGGACCTACATGTCCTTTAATTTTTTAACTTCCTTCCATGTGTACGCCTGTGATGTCTTCTTATTTTTAGTTAATCAATAACGTATTTGTCTTTCTATTAAAAAGATTAgaaatttatttattcttttataaaaaacgaaaataaaaaaaaaggaaagaaggaagccacagaaaaaaatatgaaaattattTACAATTAATAGACTAAAGAAGTTGATACAAAAATTTGACCTCACTGAACAACAATACGACCTACAAGGACTGTAATATCATCAACCTTTCCACCAACACGTTCTTGTCCTGCATTCTTTGCTGTTTCTGTGAACGGACAAAAAGTCTTCCCATCCATGGAAAATGAGAAAGCAAGTTGGCCAATGAAACTTGCCAAATCATGCACATCCCCTTTCCCATCTATGTTCCTAAGCATCAAAGTCTTTTCAATctcactaacaaacacattatCCCAAAGCCCATCACTCCCAAGAATCACTATGTCCCCATCCTGAACCTTAAGCCTATATTCTTGAGCCGATTTTGGAGTGTCACTCCTCTTAGCATTCCCCAATTGATAGGGCCTATTGAAACAATGTTGTTGAATCATCGACCGATACAATAGTTTATTGTTTCTGAATATCATAAACCCACTATCACCCACATTGATTCCATGAAAAACTTGATCATTATCTACGGTGACGATCGACGCGGTTGAGGAACCCTTTGCCTTGGTTTGCAAGTAAGCCTCGTCCAGAACTCTTTTTAGGTTAACATAGCCTTCCGGTTCGTTTTTCACGGCGTTTTCCACGTTTAACATGAGCTCCCGGGCGTACTCGCCGGCGTCTATACCGTGTTTGGCCCAACCGCCAACGCCGTCGGCCACGCCCATCGTTGATTCTTCCTCACATATAAAGTGCGCATCCTCTCCTAATGGCTTCTCTGGGTTTGATTTTGGGATGTAGAATCCACTCGCCACCATGTTCACGTTATTATTCTTACTCTCTACTTTTCCAGAATCAATGCAGCGATTTTTCATAATCATCTTGGCTTTTTTTCTTCTATCCCTAACAGCAATGATCTTCTTCTTCAGGATCCGTGATATATCATAAATTAATTGATCCTCCTCTCCCAATGGGTTCTTGGGGTCTATATTTGGGAAGTAGATTCCTTTTGCAACCATGTTTCAACCTCCTCTAAACCTCCAAGAACTTCTACAGCGTGTCTTCAAGATTGTTATTGTTGAATGCTTTTGCCAAAGGCTGAGAGTGCGTAGTGCGGTGATTATTTGGTAGTTCTATATTATTTGGATGTGGTTGATGGTTCTTTCTGTTAGGCTAAAATAATGGACAATTTTTTCTTTGTAGTTTAACTTGTACGCGTTCTTCCATAGAAAGATATAAGATATGATAAGTTGTTACTGTGATTTTCAAGCTTTATTTCGAAAATATTGATCTTGTAGTTGACAGTAAGATAACAGAAAATTTAAAATGTCTTTAACAATAAACTCAATAACATCCACAACTAACAAGGGAAAGGATTCCACGGTCCGTTTAAATCATTAAATGGTTTTATAACAAAATatgtttttttaaattttttaataattattaaataatttttatttaattttaattataaattaattttttatatattatttaattataatatatgcctattttttttttctttttttctttctcttcttcttttttttttatcgtcatcatcaataatattaatattttataaacATCTTTATTAATTCTAATTTGTTTGATGTCATTAAATAATTTTagttcattttttaatttattttaatttatttatatattaattgaaatttatacttataagtattgaccaaattaaAATTCTCATATTCTTTTCTTTATCCTTTGATTTTGCTTAGTTGATGAGTTTCATCTTTCATGTACTATGAGCAAGAAGGCAAGTGTGGCAAAACCAAGGTTCTAAAAATCAGACCAGACCGGTCGGTTTGACTGGTTTAACCGCGAACCGACGATGCAAACTGTCCGGTCTTTCTTTAAAAACTGCAATAGAAAAAACTGCTAGAAAACTGGTGAACCGGCCAAAAATCAGTTGGTTGGGCCGGACCGGTGACCGGCCGGTTCTGCTAAACGACGccgtttttattgtttttaaaaaaaattaaaaaatgcaaCCCGACCCGACCCCGCTCGTGGAGAACCCCCCTTCTTCCCCCGACCCCATTCATTCATGATTCATGTCACTATCTCAGTCTCACAGTGAGTGAACCCTAGCCGCCCTCTGAAGTCTGAACCTTAGCCGCCCAGTCGCCCTTCATCGTTGCCGCGGTCTCAGGTCGTCAGCGCCACCGCCGTCGCCTGGTCCTCAGCCCCAGTAGCCCTCCATCAACCATCGTTGCCTGGTTCCCTGCCCAGTAGCCCTCCATCTCCATCGTCTtcatcttctcaacaccaatagccTGTAGCCCTCTCATCGTCTTCATCGTCGCGTGGTCCTCAACACCAATAGCCCTCCATCGACCCCAGGTGAATGAGTTGTCCTCTGCTCATCTTTTTTGTTCTTCGTCTCAATATCTGTTTGTTGTTTAGTATAAGAAACATGAAGTTGATACTGTGTGAACTTCCTCTGTGAACTTAGATTTCTGTTCAATTTGTGAACTTCCTCTGCGAACTTCGATTTCTGTTCAATTTCTAGAAAATTCAATTTCTGTGAACTTCCTCTGTGAACTTAGATTTCTGTTCAATTTGTGAACTTCCTCTGTGAACTTCGATTTCTGTTCAATTTCTGGGAACTTCGATTTCTGTTCAATTTCTTCGGTCTTCAATTTAGTGTTTTGCACTTTTGCTGCTCTGTAATTGTTAATTTGTTACTCTGTTTTAATTTGTTACTTTGTAATTGTTAATTTGTTACTCTATTTTGTTAATGCTGGAAAGTGAAAACTCACTCTGTTTTGCAATATTGTTGAATGGCTGAATGCTGTAGGTAGAAATGTTGTAGGCGAAATTGTTGATATGGTCTTGTGTTGTGGTTAGGAACATGCTGTTAATTTTCATTGTGTTTGGCTTCTGATTTAGGTTAAGAACAtggttaatttttaattttccatgatgttaattttcattgttaaTGTTCCTTGTGTTGTGGGCTTGCGGctatttttaatttcatatatgttttattaattttagctatgttgggatttaatatttagatatgcttttattactacttaacttttgagtttggattttgataagatcatatgtatttggttgatgatattttatgtagtgttttaaatttcaaagatattttaagatttatatcagactataattatattttaggatgtgtatttataatttatttattattctactctaaacggtttttccggttgaaccaccggttgaaccggttagaccagtgaaccagtgactagagcggtttgatgaccggtccggttttttGAACCTTGGTTTCCTTCGTACTTATATTAATAGTCTCACTTCAACAGTAAATCATTACTCTTGATTCTAATAGCAGCAACCAATTAATTGGGTTAAAATACAATATTATTGTGCAAAATTTAATCGATTGAATAACAGTCATAACACTACTAATCGattggataaaaaaaaaattcatattataTAACGCAATTCAATCGATTTGTGTTATATCCCtaatcaattaaatttaaaaaaaatctatattATTGTTTGACATTCAATCAATTGTGTTATACGTCCAATCGATTGAATGACCAAAAAGTACGAATTTCTTAGCGTTTAGAGATGTAACGAATCAAAGATAAAAAATTCATTAATTCGCATTGCCAAAATATTTATGAAAGTCACAATTAATAAAAGATCTAtttcattgtttttgtttttaattgttaataaatataatagatgaATNNNNNNNNNNNNNNNNNNNNNNNNNNNNNNNNNNNNNNNNNNNNNNNNNNNNNNNNNNNNNNNNNNNNNNNNNNNNNNNNNACTAGAATAAatgaattaattatatatttgttgagttaaggaaataataatattttagatGATGACAAAAAACAACTTGCTTATGATGTTGCTATttggacaaaaaaaaaaaaaattgaggctGGCATATAGATTAATAATGTAAACAAGTTTCAACAATAAATTAAAGTCCAGAATTTAGTTTAGCAAAATGACAAAGCTGGATTGTTACTGCTGCTAAAGATTTACCAAGTTAGGCAAAGCatttcaaataaaaagaaaattcctTTTTGTTGGCATCAAAATTTTTCATCAAAAAAGCATTAGAGGGGAAAATTAAACAATGGAGTCAAAGacaaaatcaaaatattaatttagtttagaaaaaaaatattgcaGCTATGATAAccaaaatatgcaaataaataactCTTTGAAGCTATTTTTAATGAAATGGTAAGatccaaatttttaaaaattaaataataagttattcataatttattatatttatttaaaattttatttttagagatttttatattaattgaatgttttttatttattatttaaaattttagtaattaaaaaataatgagtattttatataaattacaaaattatcCTTACACCTAATTTTACCCTAACCTTAACACACAACACACTCACCCCTCACTCTCCAAACACTAGCCACCACCTTATTCCCCACCCCCCTTGCCACACTCACACACCCatgacaaaaaagaaaaagaaaagagaagaaagggagAAACAGAGAGTGTAAATCCTgcgtaattagtaaataattagtcaataaattaattattaattaaaaaataaaaaaaattaaattttattgatcCAGAGagatagaaatattaaaaatacgaattttgatactaattttaaagatttggtCCAAAATTGGGTCAACAGACCGACCCAGTTGGACTGGGTCCAAATTGGGACCATGGTCCAACATATAAAACCCCAAAACCAGTCTTTCTTCCTCCATAACATGAAAACGCTTAAAACACAAAGGGGAGAAGAAGAAAGCTCCAAACCCttgatttaatttcaaattgACATATCTTCTAAtctggagctccgatcgccgcaccgtttgtggccacgcgactatcgcgtcgagctctacaaagcccgctAAATAATTTGGTAAGAAAGTATCAATCTCACACTCAGTCTTTCCTTCctccaatttcaaaatttaacatTTGGGTATTATAATTTGTGATTTGTTTTGGTGTTTAGGATCAAACTAGCTTGAGAGAAACGTTGGTTTTTGTTCAATTAATGTATGGGTAAGATAAGAACCCTCAAACCCCCTATAGATTGTGAGTTAGTAATCTTTGatattgattatagtgatatgTTGTGGAAATAGATTGAATTATATTAATTTGGAGTTCATTAATAATGTTGGGAGCTTGATTTTGGATCTTGGTGACTGGGTTCCTGTTTGGAGAGCATTTGGTGCTAAGAACATTGGTGGAACGGTGGTACTTGTGGCATTTCGGGCTTAGGGAGAAATCGGCCaatgtatgattttggtttttctcgtagataatatataatgtaacATAAAAACTTAGACTAGTTGACCATAGGTTAGGTTGAACTGTGATGTCTTATTAAAGTTTAGTGACTTTGGTGAAaatgttaaaaattaattatgagtaTGTATTAAACAATGATGATTGTGATGTTTGATGAAATTAATGAATTTTGATGACGATAGTTTGATGAGCATGAGTTATGCATGTTGTTTTGATTGTTggattgtgtggaagaaaattaaatataattgagtAATTGATTTGTATGGAAGTGATGAAAATGACATAGAATGGTATTAAGCATGTTTAGTGTTGTTTTAAAGTGTGAAATCATTGGTTTTGAAAAGGAAGAAGGTAAAATGGAGGTTTGGCATTTCTTTGCAAAAACTtaatttttttaccaaattttggttggccataacttggcttccagacCCTCAATTTCTATCaaacttatttcaaaaaaaaattgggtccgtgaagtttacgccttTTGAAAAACGAACTAAAAatgattttaacaaaaaaattatgcgCGTCGAAAGTTTGGTGTGCAAAAGTAAATTCTGCAGGACTTAACAGCTTTTTAACATTTTTGAGGGGCATGTGTACGCCAACACACACGCGACGCAGACCTTGGGCTCTGGCCAGACATCCCGCGTATGTGGGAGTGTCCATGCATAGACGGAATGGGAAAATTTGCAGGCTCGCATACGCAGGCAGTGCCACGCGACGCAAGAAGTTTTTCCTGCCCAAGGGGCTCGCGTAAGCAAACAAGGGTTGCGTACGCGAGAGTGGCAAATGAAACCTCCGCGTACGTGAAATATGGCATCCATACACGGAATTCTTGTTTTTGAGAAAAGTGGAATTGTTGTGATTTCAACCTATTTTCTAACTTCCAAACCTCTATAGTTACCCCCTAAAGACCCACTTTAGTTTTTAAATCATAAGGAAAGGGGTAAACCTAGAGAAAGAGTTATCTTGATGGTGAAGAAAGTTTTGAAGTAATGATTTGTGGTTGAGGAAGTGCGGAAATGATAATAATGTTATGAATGATggatattgaattattttttggCTTATGCACTTCCATTTATCTAAGACACGAATTTTCCTAGGTAGAtgtagtggctagccaccactcGCTCCAAGTTGAGACTCGATATTCTATTGACTCTACGTCACAAGATGTGGCTGGACACTTTAACTCCCCGAAAATTCTCCCAAAGAGCTGAATTTGATGATTGATTgtaaaagctatgcatagacccATGAGGATGTGCGCACGGAGCGACTGTctagggttagctaccagatatgtcgggtttggctatataactgacagatgagactcatcagtcataggacaggcatacatcatatgcatttgtctgTTTTGTTTGAGTTTACATTACTTATGATTGCCTACTTGATAATCTATGCTTAACTGCTATATGTTCTGTTTGCTGTAACTGTATTCTATCTGTGATTTTTTTATGCATTATATGTCTatgcaactgagagatcccttgTCTGGCGGAGGAGTGACGAGGGTTGTTCTACCAGAGTTTTGGAGGGATGGAGAGGAGTAAGGATGAGGTGTAGAGTTATTGTTGGATTAGAATCTAAGTACCTTAGATATTTTACCTTGTTTCTGgttttatttttaactttaagttttaaatctgagtatcagagttctaggattgcctctggttttctcgggaccttatatcttatgtacgtgggcacctttaccatactgagaactcttggttctcattccatacatatgctatcatttttcagatgcagatTGAGAAGAACCTCGCTAGGCGTTTGGATTTTTCTATAAGCAAAGTTAGGATGATGGATTTTGATATTTttctatgtgtgtgtgtgtgtatatatatatatacacgcaTATGTTTTAAATCTGACCCTCTTAGAGACTTTTATGGAGAATTAAGTGGATGTCTTATGTATTTTGGGATATGTAGGTTGTATATTTATGTATGTGATATTCTCCGGCCGGCTTTGGCTTTGTAAGTCGAGTCTAGAGCTTGATATTCTCTATTTTGGATACTCTActctatgtgtgtgtgtgtgtgtgtgtgtgtgtgtgtatatctTTACTTTTATTCCTATTCTAATTTCCGTATATGAGTGTTGTGCTTTTCTTTTCACGATTTTGCTTAAACTTTCCGTCAAGACTCCTCTTTATAAACCTTTTTCAAATACTACTATATATGTATAtcttgttttagaggtcgtaatactacaccacctctgttttatggctTAAACGTAAAACTCTGTTTGGTAGTGTGTtacagagagggagaagaagaatgggagaaggagaaggagaggaAGACGGCACAGTGGATGTCACTGCCACCGTCGTCGCCATTGTGCCATCGTCAAGGACTCCATCGCCGTAGCTGAAGTTCCCGATCGTCCATCTCGCCGTTACCGTTGATTCGCCGCCATTTTGTCGCTGAAGCCTCCATGGTAGCTGTCAAAAAAGAAGGGCTGTTCTGTTTGGAGTTTGGAGAATGGCAAAAACTTCAAGGTAAATGATTGTGAAGACTTTGATAAAAGTAAATTAGATTAGAATCCCCTATGATAGTTGCCTAATTACAGATTAGTGAGAACCTAGGATGGAACGACTGATGTATGGGAGTTTAAGATTGCTTAGAACATTTCTGATACCTTATATTGTATCTATTTAGTATTTTTACTGTACTGAGAACCCATGGGTCgggagttctcattccgtatatatccaTTATTTTTCAGATACAAGTCTTGGTGCCCCCGTGGTGAGCTGGAGTTCGTCTAGAAGACAGTAAAGCTATCTTAAATtctatgttttattttgtttagatTCTCTCTATCTTTATTTCGGAAAACTTTAAtaatgtatatgtatgtatatttattttgaaaaattgccTATAGAGACTGTGTTGTATGTTTGGTAGAGATAAAAAATTGTTATCAACTAtttttatttctgtaaccctaaccGACCTAAACTTCGCAGGTCGTGACTAATGGCTATTATACATaactatatatattttgtatttactCTATTCCtcctttaagttttattttaccCCGCATATCCAAACGCGATACTTTTTGATACGTGTGTGTTTGCGCCCgtgatttttcttttattcctttcaaGCTTCTCATTTTAATAAATTCTTCTAATCATATAAGTATTATAATTCCACCTTAAGTGGTACCACcatattatcattgacttatgactcgagtataagGATTTTAATGGTAGGATGTTACATCGTTGACTCACCACTGTTCCGTCGCTGAAGCCACCATGGTAGCCGCTGCCGTCATCACNNNNNNNNNNNNNNNNNNNNNNNNNNNNNNNNNNNNNNNNNNNNNNNNNNNTCGCTGGAGATTTTGTCGTCGCCGTCGAGCTTCGCGGATGGAGGAAGGAAGACGAGCTGGAGGAGCCGTCACACTCTGCCGCTGCCAACTCCGTCACGAGCTTCTACTGCCGCTGGAAGGGAGTCCGACCATCCTCGTAGCTGGAGACTCCTTCGCTGAGCTTCTGCCGCCGTCGCGCCAGTTGCCATTGCTGCCTAAGATCCCGTCACCATGCCTAGCTGCCGGGAATGGTGCCGTGGTAATAGGAACTTCCACGGGAGTTACTGTTGCTCTGTTTCCACGCTTCCTCTTTTGTTATAGTAAGTGTATTTTATTCTGGAACCTTTGAAATTAGTATTCTGTTATGTTTGGTTAGAGATTCTGAGGTTTTGGTAACGTAGGGTTGGGTTCTGGTTATTGCGTGTTGCGATTTAAGCTGCCGCTGTTGCGGGCCGAAAGAAAAGGAGTTTGATATGTTTAATAATTATTGAGTTTTAACAATCGAGGTAGGAGCTTTTTCCTAAACTCTTTTAACTTTCAAGAATTATTACATGTTGATATTAatgagaaaaaatatattttgatgaTTTCGTAAGTCTTATGGATTGAACTGAGTTGCTTTGAATGCATGTAATTACTTGTCTGGTTGGTTTATTAATCAATGAAAATTTTTTAGTTGAACTTTATGCTTGGTTTGAAGTTGTTATGATAATGGTTGGATTGTGGTTGTTTCTGATTATTGAGATTGAATGCTTGATGAAATTTTAGTTATGATGATTCCTTTGTTTTGGACGTTGGATTGAAAATGATATGAtatttggaaatgatttgagatttaaaaaaatgatttgatattgaaaatgatttgatatttAAAAATGATTTGAGAGTTGAAAATGACTTGATGTTGGAATTGGTTTGATATTTGAAATTGATTTGAGATTtagaattggtttgattttggaaATTATTGAGAAGAGTTTGAGAAATGGTTTGGTTAGGAGCCAAGAAGGGTGACAAAGTCcaaattttagaggagatactgctgacatttttataaaaattatagacTTTGTCTGTAgtgttaaaaaaatttgaatttaagaattatattatttgattttgatttattaataaaataataaattatgttttaagtttgatttacttaagaaaataattatgttttgagttttatttattaagaaaagtattatgttttgagttcgattttttaagaaaagaattacatttcgagtttgatttatttaagaaaagaattatgttttgagttttatttattaagaaaagtattatgtttcGACTTTGATTcctttaagaaaagaattatgttttgagttcgatTAATATGAAAAgatttatgttttgagtttgattaaagaacgattttatttgatttttactaaAGGAAGGagtatattttgaggtattttaacaaatttttaaGTAGTATTGAAAAATAGGCGATTATGTTTCAATTAGGATTTATAATTGGAAACTTAAAATGGTTTTAAATCTTTTGGGAAGAGTTTTTAAAGCTCAAAGTGAAGTtaaagttaattttgaaaaatcgatTTTGGGAACTCGTTTTAAAACaaaagtgaattttatttaattaaatctaattaaaGAATTACATTCTCGGAGATTTCAAATAG is a window encoding:
- the LOC107636664 gene encoding probable protein phosphatase 2C 55, translated to MVAKGIYFPNIDPKNPLGEEDQLIYDISRILKKKIIAVRDRRKKAKMIMKNRCIDSGKVESKNNNVNMVASGFYIPKSNPEKPLGEDAHFICEEESTMGVADGVGGWAKHGIDAGEYARELMLNVENAVKNEPEGYVNLKRVLDEAYLQTKAKGSSTASIVTVDNDQVFHGINVGDSGFMIFRNNKLLYRSMIQQHCFNRPYQLGNAKRSDTPKSAQEYRLKVQDGDIVILGSDGLWDNVFVSEIEKTLMLRNIDGKGDVHDLASFIGQLAFSFSMDGKTFCPFTETAKNAGQERVGGKVDDITVLVGRIVVQ